Proteins co-encoded in one Coriobacterium glomerans PW2 genomic window:
- a CDS encoding DeoR/GlpR family DNA-binding transcription regulator, with product MSCKKPLYADERRASILAVLDRSASVQVSGLARAFSVSAVTIRGDLDALERAGKLRRTHGGAVSLHRSLTVSIQDRRVNVNVEAKRRIAQASLSLISDGDALLVDSGTTALEFVRMLGVYQSLTVITADVTIADLIDESMPSVDVMLLGGALRQGHRYLTGPLVLRSLEVLHPDKAVICPTSYVPGRGLMTGYAQMAEVKAAFLAAADECIVLMDATKIGSSGLMRFGGLEDVDAVVVDADPDGLIEADIRTAMETSASRCRLLIADATS from the coding sequence ATGTCCTGCAAAAAACCTCTGTATGCCGACGAGCGCAGGGCTTCGATCTTGGCCGTTCTCGATCGCTCGGCATCGGTGCAGGTATCCGGTCTCGCCCGCGCGTTCTCGGTCTCAGCTGTAACCATCCGCGGAGATCTTGACGCTCTTGAGCGCGCCGGCAAGCTGCGCCGCACGCATGGCGGAGCCGTCTCACTGCACCGCTCGCTCACGGTCTCCATTCAAGACCGGCGCGTCAACGTGAATGTGGAAGCCAAGCGCAGAATCGCTCAGGCTTCGCTGTCGCTGATCTCCGACGGCGATGCCCTGCTCGTGGACTCCGGGACCACCGCGCTCGAATTCGTCCGCATGCTCGGTGTCTACCAGAGCCTCACCGTGATCACCGCGGACGTCACCATCGCCGATCTCATAGACGAGAGCATGCCCTCCGTTGACGTCATGTTGCTCGGCGGCGCGCTTCGCCAAGGTCACCGCTACCTCACGGGCCCGCTCGTCCTCCGCTCGCTTGAGGTGCTCCATCCCGACAAAGCGGTGATTTGCCCCACCTCCTATGTTCCGGGCCGCGGCCTCATGACCGGCTACGCCCAGATGGCTGAGGTCAAAGCTGCATTTCTCGCCGCAGCCGACGAGTGCATCGTCCTGATGGACGCAACCAAGATCGGAAGCTCGGGGCTCATGCGCTTCGGTGGGCTCGAAGACGTCGATGCCGTGGTCGTGGATGCCGATCCCGATGGACTCATCGAAGCCGACATCCGCACGGCAATGGAGACATCCGCTTCGAGATGCCGCCTTCTGATCGCTGACGCTACGAGCTGA
- a CDS encoding class II fructose-bisphosphate aldolase — protein sequence MALVTTKEMLLEAKKGHYGIGAFNVENLEFVMAVLAAAEQTGSPVIMQTTPGTVKYAGLDYFHALVKCAAERASVPVALHLDHGDGYDRCLQALHVGYTSVMIDGSHVPFEQNIEITAPVARAGRAIGVPVEAELGKVGGKEDDGPAVAGENPYTDPDEAVEFVERTGCTSLAIGVGTAHGVYHGTPHIQQDIVQAIAARLDIPLVLHGTSGVPDEQVAEAIKNGISKINYATELRQAYTRGFMGYMAENPGNFDPKKPAIQGMAEITKVVSEHMQNLGSAGRA from the coding sequence ATGGCACTGGTCACCACCAAGGAGATGCTGCTCGAGGCTAAGAAGGGCCACTATGGGATCGGGGCGTTCAACGTCGAGAACCTCGAGTTCGTCATGGCGGTGCTCGCCGCCGCCGAGCAGACCGGGTCCCCGGTCATCATGCAGACCACGCCGGGAACGGTCAAGTACGCCGGTCTCGACTATTTTCACGCGCTCGTGAAATGCGCCGCTGAGCGGGCGAGCGTGCCGGTGGCGCTCCACCTCGACCACGGTGACGGGTACGACCGCTGCCTGCAGGCCTTGCACGTGGGCTACACCTCCGTCATGATCGACGGCAGCCACGTGCCCTTCGAGCAGAACATCGAGATCACCGCGCCGGTCGCGCGCGCGGGCAGAGCCATCGGCGTGCCGGTCGAGGCGGAGCTCGGCAAGGTCGGCGGCAAGGAGGATGACGGCCCGGCCGTCGCCGGCGAGAACCCCTATACCGATCCGGACGAGGCCGTCGAGTTCGTCGAGCGCACGGGGTGCACCTCGCTTGCCATCGGCGTGGGCACGGCGCACGGCGTCTATCACGGCACGCCGCACATCCAGCAGGACATCGTCCAGGCGATCGCCGCGCGTCTCGATATCCCGCTCGTCTTGCACGGGACCTCCGGCGTGCCCGATGAGCAGGTCGCCGAGGCGATCAAGAACGGTATCTCCAAGATCAACTACGCCACCGAGCTGCGGCAGGCCTACACGCGCGGCTTCATGGGCTACATGGCGGAGAACCCGGGTAATTTCGATCCCAAGAAGCCCGCGATTCAAGGCATGGCAGAGATCACGAAGGTCGTGAGCGAGCACATGCAGAATCTGGGGTCTGCGGGGCGGGCGTAA